In a genomic window of Helianthus annuus cultivar XRQ/B chromosome 10, HanXRQr2.0-SUNRISE, whole genome shotgun sequence:
- the LOC110883496 gene encoding uncharacterized protein LOC110883496, with protein MEPVLNSLDAKKQACDIEKSKDDGDNSVEIISYGAMFSPYKSKLQRQFSEEDRKYENQKKRSKRLSKWKWVDVINLDDSEDDEKEDELDDTADSSTNKKNGSKK; from the exons ATGGAGCCAGTTCTGAATTCACTTGATGCGAAAAAACAAGCATGCGATATTGAAAAATCTAAG gatgatggtgataatagtgttgaaattatttcttatggtgcaatgttcAGTCCATACAAGTCTAAGCTTCAACGTCAATTTAGTGAAGAg gaTCGGAAGTATGAGAATCAAAAGAAAAGATCTAAGAGACTCTCTAAATGGAAATGGGTCGATGTTATAAATTTAGATGATTCTGAGGACGATGAGAAAGAAGATGAATTAGATGATACTGCTGATTCGAGCACAAACAAGAAAAACGGATCAAAAAAGTAG